Proteins from a genomic interval of Nocardioides jishulii:
- a CDS encoding multidrug effflux MFS transporter: MSSRALDPTSRRALVVIPVVLAMLSMIGPFSVDTPFPAFSSMAREFDASTAQMQLVVTAYMGAFAVMSVFHGPLSDAVGRRPVLLGGLAVYVVASIGAAFSPDLTTLLAFRVLQGLSAGASTIVSRTVIRDVFSGAQAQLLMSRVAMIFGLAPAIAPIVGGAVLQFGSWPWVFGFMAGLGMVLIAAAALVLPETHPPSRRTPLRPVEIVRGLTMVFRIPAFHRVAWSGTLLFGAQFLYIGGAAIFVGDLLGLGELDFWVLFVPMILAMMLGSWISGRAAGRIAGRRLVSAGYTVALAGGAVGVALTVTPWGDHAPWAVLGCAFVALGSAMAYPTLQLMALDLLPERRGAVMSGATFVTLLFNASVAALVTPHLTSSTLAFAVASFAFVVVGQLCWSWHLSIEDRAIEDRVSEARRDPDGEAPEELEPTDLM; this comes from the coding sequence ATGAGTTCTCGGGCCCTCGACCCCACCAGCCGCAGGGCACTCGTCGTCATCCCGGTCGTCCTGGCCATGCTCTCGATGATCGGGCCGTTCAGCGTCGACACGCCCTTCCCCGCCTTCTCCTCGATGGCGCGCGAGTTCGACGCCAGCACCGCCCAGATGCAGCTGGTGGTCACCGCCTACATGGGGGCCTTCGCGGTGATGAGCGTCTTCCACGGCCCCCTCTCCGACGCCGTCGGCCGCCGCCCGGTGCTGCTCGGAGGGCTGGCGGTCTACGTGGTGGCCTCGATCGGTGCGGCCTTCTCGCCCGACCTCACCACGCTGCTCGCCTTCCGCGTGCTCCAGGGGCTCTCGGCCGGGGCGTCGACGATCGTGAGCCGCACGGTGATCCGGGACGTCTTCTCCGGTGCGCAGGCCCAGCTGCTGATGAGCCGGGTCGCGATGATCTTCGGCCTGGCCCCGGCCATCGCCCCGATCGTCGGAGGCGCGGTGCTGCAGTTCGGGTCCTGGCCGTGGGTCTTCGGCTTCATGGCCGGGCTGGGGATGGTGCTGATCGCCGCGGCGGCGCTGGTGCTGCCCGAGACGCACCCGCCGTCGCGCCGCACGCCGTTGCGACCCGTGGAGATCGTGCGCGGCCTCACGATGGTCTTCCGCATCCCCGCCTTCCACCGGGTGGCCTGGTCGGGGACGCTGCTCTTCGGCGCCCAGTTCCTCTACATCGGCGGCGCGGCCATCTTCGTCGGCGACCTGCTCGGCCTGGGCGAGCTCGACTTCTGGGTGCTCTTCGTGCCGATGATCCTGGCGATGATGCTGGGCTCGTGGATCTCCGGGCGGGCCGCCGGACGGATCGCCGGCCGTCGCCTGGTGAGTGCCGGCTACACCGTCGCCCTGGCCGGAGGGGCGGTCGGCGTCGCCCTGACGGTCACCCCGTGGGGCGATCACGCGCCGTGGGCGGTGCTCGGGTGCGCTTTCGTCGCCCTCGGCTCGGCGATGGCCTACCCGACGCTCCAGCTGATGGCGCTCGACCTGCTGCCCGAGCGTCGGGGCGCGGTGATGTCGGGGGCGACCTTCGTCACGCTGCTCTTCAACGCCAGCGTCGCGGCCCTGGTGACGCCGCACCTGACCAGCTCGACGCTGGCCTTCGCGGTCGCCTCGTTCGCCTTCGTCGTGGTCGGGCAGCTCTGCTGGTCCTGGCACCTGTCGATCGAGGACCGAGCCATCGAGGACCGGGTCTCCGAGGCGCGCCGCGACCCCGACGGCGAGGCGCCCGAGGAGCTCGAGCCGACCGACCTGATGTGA
- a CDS encoding pirin family protein, whose product MTNPDPHPAERVISCGEDVTVEVIVPREVPLGGPRAMTVRRTLPARHRSLIGAWCFVDHYGPDPVAETGGMSVAPHPHIGLQTVSWLFTGEIEHRDSTGVHAMVRPGEFNLMTGGRGISHSEVSTPQTDALHGVQMWVALPAGAKDVAPGFEHHVPTPLDGEGWQARVFVGSLLGDTSPVTTHTPLLGAELLLDDDAALVLDLDPTFEHGILLDAGSLGVGEEEVAPGELLYLGTGHQRVTLRAGRAARIVVIGGPPFGEEILMWWNFVGRTHEEVVAAREEWQAQLHRDGVLVTDSTEVVPGRFGVVDGQHLPPIPAPAMPGVRLRPRS is encoded by the coding sequence GTGACCAACCCCGACCCGCACCCCGCCGAGCGGGTCATCTCCTGTGGCGAGGACGTGACCGTCGAGGTGATCGTGCCCCGCGAGGTCCCGCTGGGTGGTCCTCGTGCGATGACGGTGCGGCGTACGCTGCCCGCACGGCACCGGTCGTTGATCGGTGCCTGGTGCTTCGTCGACCACTACGGACCCGACCCGGTGGCGGAGACCGGCGGGATGAGCGTCGCGCCGCACCCGCACATCGGGCTCCAGACCGTCAGCTGGCTCTTCACCGGCGAGATCGAGCACCGCGACTCCACCGGGGTCCACGCGATGGTGCGTCCCGGCGAGTTCAACCTGATGACCGGCGGGCGCGGGATCAGCCACTCCGAGGTCTCCACGCCGCAGACCGACGCGCTGCACGGCGTGCAGATGTGGGTGGCGCTGCCGGCCGGGGCAAAGGACGTCGCACCGGGCTTCGAGCACCACGTGCCGACGCCGTTGGACGGCGAGGGCTGGCAGGCTCGGGTCTTCGTCGGGTCGCTGCTGGGTGACACCTCGCCCGTGACCACCCACACGCCGCTGCTGGGTGCCGAGCTGCTGCTCGACGACGACGCCGCCCTCGTGCTCGACCTGGACCCGACCTTCGAGCACGGCATCCTGCTGGACGCCGGCAGCCTTGGCGTGGGCGAGGAGGAAGTGGCGCCGGGCGAGCTGCTCTACCTCGGCACCGGCCACCAGCGCGTCACCCTGCGCGCCGGGAGGGCGGCGCGGATCGTCGTGATCGGCGGCCCACCCTTCGGCGAGGAGATCCTGATGTGGTGGAACTTCGTCGGCCGCACCCACGAGGAGGTCGTGGCTGCCCGCGAGGAGTGGCAGGCCCAGCTGCACCGCGACGGCGTCCTGGTGACCGACAGCACCGAGGTCGTTCCGGGGCGTTTCGGCGTGGTGGACGGACAGCACCTGCCTCCCATCCCGGCGCCGGCGATGCCGGGCGTACGGTTGCGCCCACGGAGTTGA
- a CDS encoding FdhF/YdeP family oxidoreductase: MAKPPSDDVDESGLRVGPPAEAAAGVTGVRVALEHATGQMGVPRAAVALTKLNQVDGFDCQGCAWPDPGPGDRHHAEFCENGAKAVAEEATQAHVGRDFFAEHSVEDLRGRSEYWLGKQGRIVEPVVLRPGASHYEPIEWGEAFALVAEHLKALDDPHRAAFYTSGKASNEAAFVYQLFVRSFGTNNLPDCSNMCHESSGDALRETIGIGKGSVTLEDIHSAELIVVMGQNPGTNHPRMLSALETAKRNGARIVSVNPLREPGTMRFKNPQKPRGVIGKGTELADLHVPVRLNGDLALFQAVGAALVAAHDRGEEVLDTDFIDGHTVGFERWADHVRSLDHDAVRRATGLDEETIAAVVEEFKRSRRTIICWAMGITQHKNAVATVKEIVNVALAQGNIGKRGAGVCPVRGHSNVQGDRTMGIWERPPGWFLDAVDAEFAITSPREHGLDTVATIEALRDGHLDVFFALGGNFVSAAPDTAVVEEAMGNAALTVHVATKLNRSHLAHGRTALVLPPLGRSEKDRTGGREQRITVEDSMSAVHTSRGPLEPASEMLRSEVDIVCSLALATLGEDHVVPWDAMRRDYTEIRRRIARVVPGCDGYEELADRPGGFTLPHPPRDSRTFPTVQGKAVFSPSPLEVLEVPEGHLLLQTLRSHDQFNTTIYGLDDRYRGIKGGRRVVFVHPADLRDAGLVDGDRVDLVSVWDGVERRVHDFRVVPYDQPRGCAAAYYPETNPLVPLDHLADGSRQPASKSIVVRLDTKR; this comes from the coding sequence ATGGCGAAGCCCCCGAGCGATGACGTCGACGAGTCCGGCCTGAGGGTCGGTCCGCCGGCCGAGGCTGCGGCGGGTGTCACCGGCGTACGCGTGGCACTGGAGCACGCGACCGGGCAGATGGGGGTGCCACGGGCTGCCGTCGCCTTGACCAAGCTCAACCAGGTCGACGGCTTCGACTGCCAGGGCTGCGCCTGGCCCGACCCCGGTCCGGGCGACCGGCACCACGCCGAGTTCTGCGAGAACGGCGCCAAGGCGGTCGCCGAGGAGGCCACCCAGGCCCACGTCGGCCGTGACTTCTTCGCCGAGCACTCCGTCGAGGACCTGCGCGGGCGCAGCGAGTACTGGCTCGGCAAGCAGGGACGCATCGTCGAGCCGGTGGTGCTGCGCCCCGGGGCGAGCCACTACGAGCCGATCGAGTGGGGAGAGGCGTTCGCCCTCGTGGCCGAGCACCTCAAGGCCCTCGACGACCCCCACCGGGCCGCGTTCTACACCTCCGGCAAGGCCTCCAACGAGGCCGCGTTCGTCTACCAGCTCTTCGTCCGCTCCTTCGGCACCAACAACCTGCCCGACTGCTCCAACATGTGCCACGAGTCGAGCGGCGACGCCCTGCGCGAGACCATCGGCATCGGCAAGGGGTCGGTGACGCTGGAGGACATCCACTCCGCGGAGCTGATCGTGGTGATGGGCCAGAACCCCGGCACCAACCACCCACGCATGCTGAGCGCACTCGAGACCGCCAAGCGCAACGGTGCGCGCATCGTCTCCGTCAACCCGCTGCGCGAGCCCGGCACGATGCGGTTCAAGAACCCGCAGAAGCCGCGCGGGGTCATCGGCAAGGGCACCGAGCTCGCCGACCTCCACGTGCCGGTGAGGCTCAACGGCGACCTGGCGCTCTTCCAGGCCGTCGGTGCCGCGCTGGTCGCAGCGCACGACCGCGGCGAGGAGGTGCTCGACACCGACTTCATCGACGGCCACACGGTCGGCTTCGAGCGGTGGGCCGACCACGTACGCAGCCTCGACCACGACGCCGTACGCCGCGCCACCGGGCTCGACGAGGAGACCATCGCCGCGGTGGTCGAGGAATTCAAGCGCTCCCGGCGCACCATCATCTGCTGGGCGATGGGCATCACCCAGCACAAGAACGCCGTCGCCACGGTCAAGGAGATCGTCAACGTGGCCCTCGCGCAGGGCAACATCGGCAAGCGCGGCGCCGGCGTCTGCCCCGTGCGCGGGCACTCCAACGTGCAGGGCGACCGCACGATGGGCATCTGGGAGCGACCGCCCGGCTGGTTCCTCGACGCAGTCGACGCCGAGTTCGCGATCACCTCACCGCGCGAGCACGGCCTCGACACGGTCGCCACCATCGAGGCCCTGCGCGACGGCCACCTCGACGTCTTCTTCGCGCTGGGCGGCAACTTCGTCTCCGCCGCCCCCGACACCGCCGTGGTGGAGGAGGCGATGGGCAACGCCGCGCTGACCGTGCACGTCGCCACCAAGCTCAACCGCTCGCACCTGGCGCACGGAAGGACCGCCCTGGTCCTGCCTCCGTTGGGTCGCAGCGAGAAGGACCGCACGGGTGGGCGCGAGCAGCGGATCACCGTGGAGGACTCGATGTCGGCCGTGCACACCTCACGCGGTCCCCTCGAGCCGGCCTCGGAGATGCTGCGCAGCGAGGTCGACATCGTCTGCTCGCTGGCGCTGGCCACGCTGGGCGAGGACCACGTGGTGCCGTGGGACGCGATGCGCCGCGACTACACCGAGATCCGCCGCCGCATCGCGAGGGTGGTGCCCGGTTGCGACGGCTACGAGGAGCTGGCCGACCGGCCCGGTGGCTTCACCCTGCCGCACCCGCCGCGTGACTCGCGGACCTTCCCGACCGTCCAGGGCAAGGCGGTCTTCTCGCCCTCGCCGCTGGAGGTGCTGGAGGTGCCCGAGGGCCACCTGCTGCTCCAGACGTTGCGCTCGCACGACCAGTTCAACACCACGATCTACGGCCTCGACGACCGCTACCGCGGCATCAAGGGCGGCCGGCGCGTGGTCTTCGTGCACCCGGCCGACCTGCGCGACGCCGGCCTGGTCGACGGGGACCGGGTCGACCTGGTGTCGGTCTGGGATGGCGTCGAGCGGCGCGTCCACGACTTCCGCGTCGTGCCCTACGACCAGCCGCGGGGGTGCGCTGCGGCGTACTATCCCGAGACCAACCCGCTCGTGCCGCTGGACCACCTGGCCGACGGTTCTCGCCAGCCCGCGTCGAAGTCGATCGTGGTGCGGCTCGACACCAAGAGGTGA
- a CDS encoding histidine phosphatase family protein, with the protein MNPSSPRPVRLLLMRHGQTYGNVAGALDTALPGLELTDLGQAQARAAARALADRGVEQVVVSTRVRTHQTAAPTAQVQELSPVELPGIHEIGAGDFEMASDEASVRGYLSTVRSWVTGDLGVRMPGGETGHEFLDRYDADVERATTGGHDTVLLVSHGAAIRTWVASRVTDAAGRPEAVQPLHNTSLVTVEGHPRTGWRLLDWHAEPVGGAFLEDESAPDPTGEPTSDAR; encoded by the coding sequence GTGAATCCTTCGTCGCCGCGCCCCGTCCGCCTGCTCCTGATGCGTCACGGTCAGACGTACGGCAACGTCGCCGGCGCGCTCGACACGGCACTGCCGGGGCTCGAGCTGACCGACCTCGGGCAGGCGCAGGCGCGAGCCGCGGCGCGGGCCCTGGCCGACCGTGGCGTCGAGCAGGTGGTCGTCTCCACCCGCGTACGCACGCACCAGACCGCGGCACCCACGGCCCAGGTCCAGGAGCTCTCCCCCGTCGAGCTCCCCGGCATCCACGAGATCGGTGCGGGCGACTTCGAGATGGCGAGTGACGAGGCGTCGGTGCGGGGCTACCTCTCGACCGTCCGCAGCTGGGTGACCGGCGACCTGGGCGTCCGCATGCCCGGCGGCGAGACCGGGCACGAGTTCCTCGACCGCTACGACGCCGACGTCGAGCGGGCCACCACGGGTGGCCACGACACCGTGCTGCTCGTCAGCCACGGCGCCGCCATCCGTACCTGGGTCGCCTCCCGCGTGACCGACGCCGCCGGGCGACCCGAGGCGGTGCAGCCGCTGCACAACACCAGCCTGGTCACCGTCGAGGGCCACCCGCGCACCGGCTGGCGCCTGCTCGACTGGCACGCAGAGCCCGTCGGCGGAGCCTTCCTGGAGGACGAGTCCGCCCCCGACCCGACCGGCGAGCCGACCTCCGACGCCCGCTGA